The following are encoded in a window of Rosa chinensis cultivar Old Blush chromosome 4, RchiOBHm-V2, whole genome shotgun sequence genomic DNA:
- the LOC112199188 gene encoding protein ALP1-like, whose translation MSAAALQIQTLEDEDSQWGGSSEGRTYKARDRELMDLRLKAQYFTDPCRYEPNIFRRRYRMQPWVFDRMMRDVANYDPYFVQTRDACGRLSLSTEQKLTCAMRMLAYGITADFCDDYLDIAKTTAIEIFEHFTKAIWNVYHETYLRRPTPADLRRLLDKAEERGFSGMVGSLDCMHWQWKNCPTGWAGQYTGYKGKPTIILEAVASYDTWIWHAFFGLPGSLNDINVLGCSPLFNAQCVGETPEVRYQVRNRHYHQCYYLVDGIYPKWGSFVQAIRNPRSPQTQHFTRMQEAYRKDVERAFGILQARWAIIRGPARGWSKENLQYIMMTCIILHNMIVEDERDEDAAQPFDPNDIPTRPRKAEIYKRPEMDTDVHRNPQQLNQFLRRYREVRCPVMNKNLQDDLVDHLWSMKLQADQNQQ comes from the coding sequence ATGTCTGCCGCTGCCTTGCAAATCCAAACTTTGGAAGATGAGGATTCACAATGGGGTGGTTCTTCAGAAGGTCGTACCTATAAGGCGAGGGATCGAGAGTTGATGGATCTTCGACTCAAAGCTCAATACTTCACGGATCCGTGCAGGTATGAACCAAACATATTTCGTAGGCGATATAGAATGCAACCTTGGGTCTTTGACAGGATGATGCGCGATGTGGCCAACTACGACccatattttgttcaaacaagAGATGCTTGTGGGAGACTAAGCTTATCCACTGAACAAAAGCTGACATGCGCCATGAGAATGCTCGCGTATGGCATCACAGCTGATTTCTGCGATGATTACCTAGATATTGCGAAGACCACTGCCATTGAGATTTTTGAGCACTTCACAAAAGCAATCTGGAATGTGTACCATGAGACTTACCTCCGCCGACCAACACCGGCAGATTTACGAAGGCTGCTTGACAAAGCTGAAGAAAGGGGATTCTCGGGGATGGTCGGTAGTCTTGATTGTATGCACTGGCAGTGGAAAAATTGTCCCACGGGATGGGCAGGGCAGTATACTGGCTACAAAGGGAAACCGACAATCATCTTAGAGGCGGTGGCCTCCTACGATACTTGGATTTGGCATGCCTTCTTCGGACTTCCAGGTTCCCTGAATGATATTAACGTCCTTGGATGTTCACCGTTGTTCAATGCCCAATGCGTTGGTGAAACCCCTGAAGTGAGGTACCAGGTACGTAATAGGCATTATCATCAATGTTATTACCTAGTTGATGGCATATACCCTAAGTGGGGGTCATTTGTACAAGCAATCCGAAACCCGAGGTCGCCGCAGACACAACATTTCACAAGGATGCAGGAAGCATACAGAAAAGACGTGGAGAGAGCATTTGGTATTCTCCAAGCTCGTTGGGCAATCATAAGAGGACCAGCTCGTGGGTGGAGTAAGGAGAACCTTCAATACATCATGATGACGTGCATTATCTTGCACAATATGATTGTTGAAGATGAGCGTGATGAAGATGCAGCACAGCCATTTGATCCAAATGATATCCCAACCAGACCAAGGAAAGCAGAGATATATAAGAGACCAGAAATGGACACCGATGTTCATCGCAATCCGCAACAACTAAATCAATTCTTGCGTCGTTATAGGGAGGTTAGATGTCCAGTGATGAATAAAAACCTCCAAGACGATCTAGTCGATCACCTATGGTCCATGAAGTTACAAGCTGATCAGAACCAGCAGtga